Genomic window (Jeotgalibaca ciconiae):
AAAGTAACAGCCTTCCTGGAACTATGGGATTCTATCAAGCCAAAGAATGCAACATCCACTTTTTTAGGTCATTCGAATGGTGCGAATTTCATCTTAGGAATTCTGGAGCAACGACCTGACATAGCGAATCAAGTTATTTTATTACACCCTTCTAATTTAAATTATCAGTTTAGTCAAGGGTCTACTACTCGCATCTTCCTAACCATTGGTGCAACAGATACCTTATCGATTCCAGCTGATGGACTTCGTCTTGCTAAAAAATTAAAGGAAGTATTTCCGAATACAGAATCTCTATTATTGGATACCGGTCATGAAATCACAGTGGCTGAGATTGAAAAAGTGAAAGAGTTTCTAGGGAAATGATAGTGAAAATCGCTAGTCTACTCTATGAAATTGATTGTCACATTTTTTCTAGAAAATGAGTATACCGATGAGGTGAACCAATGTATAAAAGAAAAATGAACGCAAGCTATGAGTTTTTTACCGGGCTTTTTTTACTACTAACGGGTCTTCTGCTTTTTCATAACGGGACCTTTGCTCTTCAGTTAATCTTTAAATTAGTTGGGATAAGCATCACGGCAACAGGCATATTAAACATACTTCGAATTTTTATAAATAAACGAACTCAAAAAGAGCTGCAACTATCATTCTCTCGTGCCATTTTAGAAAGTGGTATTGGGATTGTTATTCTTTTTTATCCAAATTTACCCGTTTCTATTTTTGGATTTATTTGTGGAATCTATTTTCTTGTTTTAGGTACCGTTCACTGTATCACTTACATCCTAGCTCTTCGCAATAATGTTATGAGTCGCTACCGATCCCTTATTATGTTTTTGATCTATTTTATAATCGGTGGACTGTTAATTTTTTCGCCTTTTTTATACAGTGCTTTTGTGATGAACCTTATTTCGATTTACTTTATTCTTTACAGCTTAACCTTGCTGGGTGATGCTGCGAGAGAAATCACACCTCCTTCTCAGAAAGAAAAATTAAAACGAAGGATTCGCTTTACTCTGCCGGTATTTATTGAAGCATTGATTCCCAGAATTGTACTCAACGATGTCAATTCTTTTTTGCAAGTAGATGCTGACCGAGAAATTGATGCGATTCCTGATTATATGGAGAGTAAGGACGAAAACGATTATGATTTGGAGATATTTGTTCATATTACCGAAAAGGGATTTGGAGCAATCGGTCATATTGATTTATACTTTGATGGAATTTGTATTTCATATGGAAACTACGATGCGGATAGCTTACGGCTTTTTGAGTCGGTTGGCGATGGTGTGTTGTTTTTTGCTGAAAGAGAGACCTATATCCCCTTTGCTATACAAGAAAGCAACAAAACTCTATTTGGTTTTGGACTTCGGTTGACAGAGATACAAAAAGAAGCTGTTCGAGAGCGTTTATCATTAATTAATGAACAGACAATTCCATGGAATCCACCTGCTTTTGTTGGCGAAAACGATAGTTACTCTGCAAAACTTCATCACAGGGTTCCCAGTAAATTTTATAAATTCAAAAAAGGAAGTTTTAAAAGCTATTTTGTTCTAGGATCTAACTGTGTCAAGCTTGTAGATTATGTAGTCGGTGGAGCTGGTATCGATAAAGTAAATGGTTTGATATCGCCAGGAACCTATTTTGATTACCTAAATAAAGAATATGCTTCGAATAGAATGTTGGTCGTTTCAAAACAGATATATAATTGATTAATTTTTATCATCTTCATGAAAAAAATCTGCCTTCTATGTCTAGCCGGCAAGTCCAGCTCATGTAAGAAAAGCGGACAAGTCCGCCTTGACCTATGAAAAAATAGGAAATTTGACCCTGAATGAGCAGCGAAGCGCGCAATGGGGCAAATTTATCTTTTTTTCACTAGGTCAGGACTTGGGAGCTAGACATTGATGGCTGAACTTATAATCCCCTAGTCTATAAAAAAGCCAATCCTAATCATAGGACTGGCTTTTTTGTTCTAATGAAACAAATTTTATTTCGTTTCGCACATTCATTATGGTATAAAAATCAAATCATTCTTCATAAGTCGTTTTCCTAAAAAACATTAGGAAGGACTATTCACTAGAAACAACAGTACTTTCCTCCAATTTCTGTTTGTCTCTCAATCTTTTACGGGTTATAAGAGTAATAATTTGATAGATAGTCGCAAGAACTGGAACGCCTAACAGCATCCCAACAATTCCTCCTATTCCGCCACCAATCGTAACAGCTACTAATACCCACATGCCTGGGATGCCAATACTTGTACCAACTACTTTTGGATAAATCAAGTTATTCTCTAACTGCTGTAAAATGATAATGAAGACAAGAAACACAAGTGCTTGTGTCAGATTCTGTGAAGCAATCAATACAAAACCGACTGCAGCTCCTATCCAGGCACCAAACATTGGAATTAATGCGGTAAATCCCATAAAAGAGCCAATGGCAAGAGCATAAGGGAATCGGAAAATTGTCATTCCAATCATGCATAAGGTCCCTAAAATAACTGCTTCTGTAACTTGTCCAACAAAAAAGTTGGCGAATGTTTGATTCGTAATCAACAATAGACCGGCAACTTGTTTATATAGCTTTGCTGGTAAAAACGCTGTTCCCAATATTCTGATTTGCTGTTTGATTGTTTCCTTTGTTGCTAAAATATACATCGCAAATGAAAATGCAATAACAAAGGTGAATATTCCACTTGTGGCGCCTCCAATAATCTGAATGGAAGAGGTGAGTAACTGATTCACGCTATTTGTCGCAAAATCAATTGCTTGCCGTGCTAGATTATTAAAGTCTGAAACAAGATTATCTCCTACAAGTTCTACTAAAAATTCGGTATCACTTTCCAGAATAAAATCCTGCACTTGCGTCAACAGCAACGGAATTCCACTCACGAGTCTCGTGACAATTGTAGCAACTTGTGGAACTATTAAATTAATAATCAAATATATAACTGCAACAACAATTAATATAGAAGAAAGAATACTAATCGCTCTACTTAATTTTGGATATTTTTCTTTTAATTTCGATAAGATGGATCTTTCCAATCGAACCACAATGATGTTTAGAAGAAACGCCATCAATGCACCTATAAACAGTGGCTTCATCACATCAATTAATAATTGAAACATACCAATAAAAGAATCAAAGTAGCTATATAATAGCATCAAGAAAAAGATAACTAATAGGTAAGAAAGTATTTTTATATCTAGTTTATTTTTATTCATTTTTCATCCCCATATTCCGTTTTTTTGAAATACATATTCATTGTATCAGTTTTGAAGGCAAATATAATCCTTATTTGGTTAATTATCCAAAATTAAGTACAACCAGATAAGTCCTTAATCGTTTCCCTACTTCTATCAGATCCAACCAAATTTTTTACAGGCTTTATAAATACCATCATGAATATTTGGATCGGTTATATAATCGGCCTTTGCTTTCAGACCTTCTACTGCATTTCCCATCGCAATATTCATCCATGCAGGATCAAACATGACTAAATCATTCAAATCGTCTCCAAATACAACCACATCTTCGATCGGAGCTTCCCATATGTTCATCATGTCTATGATTCCTCGCTTTTTATCATCATGTTGGAACATGAGATAGTCTGGAACAAAGCGTAGATTTCCTAATAAATCTTTTTTATCGAGTAAGTGCTCTTCATTGTCTGGGATTGCAAGGTAAATTTTTAAAACTTCTGTTAAAGCAGTAAAATCTAGTTGAGTATCAATCACATATTCCGTTGGTTCTTTTCGATCGCCCACTACTTCTCTGAAACGATTGTTTTTCGCGTATACATTTATCGAATCATCCAAGGCCAGTAAAATTCCGTATCCTAATTCTTCTGCTTGAAGGATAATTTCTTTAGCTTTCTCCAATTCTAATGGGCTGTTTTTAATCAGTTTTCCATCTACCACAATTCCAGCACCGCCTGAACACACCATGTTTTTTAAAGATAAGTCTTCCATTACCTTTCGAGCCTTATAGTGTGCCCGGCCAGTCGCAATAGCAACTTCATGGCCATTTCTCTGCAGTTGTTCCAGTGCTTTTCGTGCGCTTGAAATTACTTGATTGGTCGCTCTGTCAGTTAGTGTTCCATCTATATCAAAAAAGAAATATTTTTTCTTCATCTCATTATGCCTCTTTTATCGTTTTTTTACCTTCCTGTACTACTTACGTCAAATCATAATAGCACATTCACCTGCTTTTGAAAAAACAATCATAAATATATCAGGATTAAACCTTCTTCTTTCGTAAGACAACTTTAAAATAAATTGGAAAAGAGGAAAAACAATTGATATCATATAGAAAGAAGAGAATTTGATAAAAGTAGCGAACTCCCTTTATAAAGCGAGAAATTTCTCCAGTATGGGTCAGAAGATTTCATAATAAAATAGAAAAAAGTTAATTTTCAAAAAATGATAGTAGAAGAATATGTTGATGAAGTTTGTACAATCGTTAATACGAGGGATCACTTGATTCCATACTAACATTTCATTAACACAGCAGAAACGTTATAGCAATCTTTTATTGACAGACTATTTATTAAAAAGGTGGAAAAAAATTTGAAGAAAATGGCATTTGTTACAGACAGCGGAACCGGAAAATCGGTAGAAGAAATGGAAGCACTTGGATGTTACAGTGTTCCTCTGCAATTAATAACTGATCAAGCGAGCTTTAAAGAATTTGAAGATATTTCTTACGAAGAAGTATACAAGCTATTGCAAAAGAATCAGGGAATTACTACTTCATTGCCAGTCATGGCAGATATCGAAGCGTTATTTCTATCTTTAAAAGAAAAAGGATATACAGATATTTTTGCGATTCCAATTTGTACGGGTTTAAGCGGCACAACAAATGCTATGTACACGGCAGCTGCTAGTTTGGGCCTTACCTTTCATCACTTTGATTCTGGGACAACCGCTGTTATTCAGTTTTATCTTCTGAAGCTTGCCAAGTCATTGCATGATGAAGGCGTAGAAATAGAAAAAATAAAAGAGACGCTTGCGGAAGTAGTCGCTCACGCTAACACCATCCTCATTCCAGACGACTTGATGCATCTTGCGCGAGGAGGAAGGCTTTCTTCAACTAGTGCCATTATTGGAAACCTCATCAAAATCAAGCCTGTATTGGAAGTAAATTTGAAAACGAAAGGACGTATCGAGGTCGTACAAAAATTACGCACCTTCAAGCGTGCCATTCAATTTGTATTGGACGAAATGATGAAAGAAATAAAAGAAAAACCTGAGCAATACCATATTGTGGTTGCGCATGTTGATGATATAAAGAAAGGAAAGGACGTTGTTGAAATGCTTAAAAACCTCTTTCCAAAGTCAAGCATTGAATTAATTGACCTCGTGCCGACTGTCAGCTCTCATACTGGATTGGGCTGCATTGCATTACAGTATTTTAAACAAATACATTAATTATTTTAAAAATGACGGGGCTGGGA
Coding sequences:
- a CDS encoding alpha/beta hydrolase, producing MEYLTIPGNLNEYFVLFHGTGGNEYNRLEQAGDIDPYASIISFLGDEGTGKQRRYFKPLENGSLNREDFDAKVTAFLELWDSIKPKNATSTFLGHSNGANFILGILEQRPDIANQVILLHPSNLNYQFSQGSTTRIFLTIGATDTLSIPADGLRLAKKLKEVFPNTESLLLDTGHEITVAEIEKVKEFLGK
- a CDS encoding DegV family protein encodes the protein MAFVTDSGTGKSVEEMEALGCYSVPLQLITDQASFKEFEDISYEEVYKLLQKNQGITTSLPVMADIEALFLSLKEKGYTDIFAIPICTGLSGTTNAMYTAAASLGLTFHHFDSGTTAVIQFYLLKLAKSLHDEGVEIEKIKETLAEVVAHANTILIPDDLMHLARGGRLSSTSAIIGNLIKIKPVLEVNLKTKGRIEVVQKLRTFKRAIQFVLDEMMKEIKEKPEQYHIVVAHVDDIKKGKDVVEMLKNLFPKSSIELIDLVPTVSSHTGLGCIALQYFKQIH
- a CDS encoding AI-2E family transporter; amino-acid sequence: MNKNKLDIKILSYLLVIFFLMLLYSYFDSFIGMFQLLIDVMKPLFIGALMAFLLNIIVVRLERSILSKLKEKYPKLSRAISILSSILIVVAVIYLIINLIVPQVATIVTRLVSGIPLLLTQVQDFILESDTEFLVELVGDNLVSDFNNLARQAIDFATNSVNQLLTSSIQIIGGATSGIFTFVIAFSFAMYILATKETIKQQIRILGTAFLPAKLYKQVAGLLLITNQTFANFFVGQVTEAVILGTLCMIGMTIFRFPYALAIGSFMGFTALIPMFGAWIGAAVGFVLIASQNLTQALVFLVFIIILQQLENNLIYPKVVGTSIGIPGMWVLVAVTIGGGIGGIVGMLLGVPVLATIYQIITLITRKRLRDKQKLEESTVVSSE
- a CDS encoding HdeD family acid-resistance protein, translating into MYKRKMNASYEFFTGLFLLLTGLLLFHNGTFALQLIFKLVGISITATGILNILRIFINKRTQKELQLSFSRAILESGIGIVILFYPNLPVSIFGFICGIYFLVLGTVHCITYILALRNNVMSRYRSLIMFLIYFIIGGLLIFSPFLYSAFVMNLISIYFILYSLTLLGDAAREITPPSQKEKLKRRIRFTLPVFIEALIPRIVLNDVNSFLQVDADREIDAIPDYMESKDENDYDLEIFVHITEKGFGAIGHIDLYFDGICISYGNYDADSLRLFESVGDGVLFFAERETYIPFAIQESNKTLFGFGLRLTEIQKEAVRERLSLINEQTIPWNPPAFVGENDSYSAKLHHRVPSKFYKFKKGSFKSYFVLGSNCVKLVDYVVGGAGIDKVNGLISPGTYFDYLNKEYASNRMLVVSKQIYN
- a CDS encoding HAD-IIB family hydrolase; amino-acid sequence: MKKKYFFFDIDGTLTDRATNQVISSARKALEQLQRNGHEVAIATGRAHYKARKVMEDLSLKNMVCSGGAGIVVDGKLIKNSPLELEKAKEIILQAEELGYGILLALDDSINVYAKNNRFREVVGDRKEPTEYVIDTQLDFTALTEVLKIYLAIPDNEEHLLDKKDLLGNLRFVPDYLMFQHDDKKRGIIDMMNIWEAPIEDVVVFGDDLNDLVMFDPAWMNIAMGNAVEGLKAKADYITDPNIHDGIYKACKKFGWI